TTCAACACgtaaggggatttttttttttttttttaacaagtcAGGGAAAAAAGGATTTCACCCCATCCACTCATGTTACAAATGTCAGATAAAAcacatgtaaagaaataaatttggcACTGTTAGCTGTCTCTGGGCCTACAAAAGGATGAAGAACAGGCACGTTCCAAAACAAGAGCTCTTCTGGCCATGTGCCCTTTCAAAGATGAGGAACCAGTATTTCACCAGTCCACTGCTCTGCTCCCCcttgctgctgttgtacatGCATTCAACCAGATGTATCACAACCTGGGATagttttatttgccttttggaaattgttttttttttaaaaattaaaaaaaaaaaaaggcagcaaacacaaaaaagcaaagtcCAGGCACATACAACTGAGGATGAAAGTCATATAACATGGaagtaaagaaaacagaaaccaagaagaacaaaacctgaGAAAGCTGAAGCCACAGAGCAACGTACGTAGGGCTGGCCCATGAGTGGGGTGGGTCCACACACCGTGGGGGTCCTGGGGTACATGTCCAGTTGGTCTCGAACCAGTACCGTAATCGCACTGGTCAGCGGAGAGGCAGTTAACGACCATCGTGGTGCATTAGCATGTCGTCGGCATGGCGATGAGTCTCCAAGGCTTTGACGGTGTAGATATCCTGAGGCTGCTCTGACTTTCGTCGCATCAAGGGGCGCTCTTTTCGCTGTTCCTTCTGCAGCTGGGTGTGGAAGGGGCACATTTACTTAAACATCGGCGACCCCACCGGCAAACCGCAACCTAGTTATGACTCACTTAACAAAACCGGGCGCcacttaccaaaaaaaaaaaaaaaaaaaaagaaatacacccATCCGCCTCTTGATGCTGTTAAGTATGGAGTTAACATAAAAAAGACCTAGCATTAACTATTCAACTAACAGACTAGCCAGTCAGCCCTTAACAAGGATGTAATGATCAGTCTGGCACAGGCAGTCACTGGAATTCAGTGGTAGTGCTGTGaaattgagcaaaaaaaaaatcatacttcCGAATAAATTTGccttttttgattttattccaTTTGATAACGACATTCAGCCCTAATATCTTATTGCACATCACGTGGTCAGCAGTACCCAGTGGTCACtgtcacaaaaatacacactcacactcacactctggctgaaaccacttatcccaagcggggttgcggcaaaccggagcctaaccccccaacacagggcgtaaggctggagggggaggggacacacccaggacggaatgccagtccatcacaaggcacccaagcaggactcgaaccccagacctaccggagagcaggactcggccaaacccgccataGAACAGCAGTAACCTACCATAATTTTGAACTGTATGTTTCAGTGTTTATAACTTCTTAATCACAAATTCAAGCAACGTAGGACTACTCTGTTCTCACTTTTCCTCAGTACTCACCTGATCACTACTCTCAGTATATGGCTACATAATAAGTTCCGTAACTGTAACTGGTTAACGATATTATGATTATACATTTTGTACGTACATAGAATGGAATAGTCTGACAGGCTAAAACGTTAAATTGAACTTGTAACAGCCGATGCATTTGTGATTGATCCAAACATTTTGTACAATGCATTTGTCTAATTTGCACATGTGTAAAGCATCATTTATGTGTGACATATAAAGTCAACCATATAATTATACACTTAGAAGAAATGACTAGATAAATTATTCTGTCCCTAAAAATGTCAACTGGAGAACAAACCTGAAATAgtatttacttcatttttatttttacagggcTCTCCAGAGCAAGAATTTACTTTCCCTCCAAATTTCCCTGAAAGAATTGAGAAAATGAACAAGTGGAGGAGGGAGCTGAAGGAAAAGGCTGATGCTCATGTCCATGTTGACTTGCTCCTGACTTACTGACCTTGAGGAAGATGTTTGATatgataattaaataattagatATTTAGATATTTGATGATAATTAAAACACTTACAGCTTATAAAGCGCAGCCAAATATTCATGGTCAtgagtgcaaaaaaaagtgGGCTGTATTAAGGTTCAgaaatgattattatttagcgaactttttttttaatcatttcagcaaaaaaagttaattttgcCTTCAATTTCAGTTGCCATTTGAAAAGACAAGACAAACAAATTTCTAGATGACAAACTACATGACATATTATTTGAGAACTGTAATGACTGATAACActggaaatattaaaaacatttttaaaaatccagtgtGGTGACCGAACGCAGGATGAGTGTGCGTCGACTGATGTAAAAGGTGTTTAAAAACCGAGGGACTTGCTAAACTCGGGGGAGAATCACTCCACTCAAAACACAAAGACGACATCCTCACTGCTGATTCAGTTCTATGCAGATTAAGGGGAGTTTACCACTCTTATTTTGTCAATCGCAGCTGCGGTGAAATGTAGAGACAGAATCTAAGTTCACCTGAGCTGCTTCTTCCTCCACAGTCTTTTTTAAGATCTGAATATCTTCTATTACCGGGCCGTCTGTCTCCATTTCTGTCGGGCTGTGGAGCTCAGGGAAATCTGCGTACATAAAGAACTAGCgcaggaaaaagagagaaaagtatAAGTGCAGAGCCTCGCTCTGACTAGGCAGGCAAAAAGCTCTTTTGAAGACCACGCTTGCCTTTCAAAACCCATactggtggggaaaaaaaaattaaacatttgtacAGGAAAACTGGCAATTagcaacacacatttttagtaGAAATGCAAGACTGAGGACACCACACTTAACTGTACAGTACATTGCGATTTACACACTGACATGCTCAAATAAGAGATATTTTAAAGGACGTATTAACGGTTAGAAAAACCCTGGATGATAACAGGTGTAGATGGATAACTATGGTAAAACGAGTTGCTTGCATCTGTTGAATTCGGAAGCTGTTATCCACATACCTGTGGGTTCGATTTGGCCAGGTTTTCAATTTTGAGCCATGCCTCTTCCCGCtcttttaatttagctttttctctacaaagaaagcagagaaacaTAAAGATCCATCCATCGATCAGTTTCAGAAACTACTTATTCAGTTCAGGGCCACAGCGGGCAAAGGAAGTCCCGTGAAATACAAAGTGCATTACCCCATGGACCAGATGTCAGACCACATCAGGGCACATTGAAAACTAATAAAATCTTTACATAAAATGACTTCACATCACATTGATACTTACTTATACTACAAATCTATTAACCACTATATCTGCACTTTATACTAATGAGCTCAAACTGCATATTATGAACAACTGCATACAGTAACTACTGCTCTCTTATTCGTACTCATTAACGTGTGCATTTGTATTCTGTAATAGATGCCTGTATTTATATGTGAACGGGGTTTACTGTGTTATGTGAAACTGTGTATTAATATAGCATTACTATTATACTGCACTTATTATGGGCTTAAACACTACATGCtttacatatgaaaataatttcacacatttaatttcttccCGGAGAACAGGAATGGCACAGCTATTGTACTTCAGTATTTTGAGAGACCGGGGTAACCAGCGGTATTCCACTTTGTCGGAAAGCATCTTCACTCTGATTCATTGTCGCTCTCAGTCAGGGGTTCGCTTACTTGTTCTTCTCTGCCTTGAACTGTTGAGTGCAGTCATCAAACAATTTCTGGTTCATCTCCATGAAGAGTTTCAGAGCATTATAGATTAGCCCATGGATGGTCCTTGCAGAGAGATGTGTGTGAGACAGGCAGAACCAGACAGGCCTATGGCCTCACATAAGTCACAGAAAAAACACTCACAGAACAAGAGGAAAGAGCATAGCTATATTATTAATGAGCTTGTATCATCACCCTTCTCTGGACAAAGGAGAACATGTATGATTAATAAGAGCTTTATGGCCCAGAAATAAAGCTTTATCAAACTTCTGTCCCAAGGATAGTATTGCAGGTCCACTGAGTTCCTCCCATGTTTTACTCTGGTAGCCATATGTGCTACACTCCGCTCCAGCTGAGGAACTGCACCTGCACGCCTACTGAAGATCATGGAATTCTACACTTCATACTTATTCCAGTGAGTTTTGGAGTTTCGGTAGAGAGCAGGGAACATTATGGGGAGGATCCTGGCTGCGTTGTCGCTGATGAGGCTCATGATGTACTCGTTGTTCCAGTAATAAAGTGCCCTCTCTGCAACCTGATGGCGAGACAATGATCAGAAGCCACCTTCAGAGAACATCCATCCTCGCACACATTCTTCAGAGACCAGCCTTGTTTCCACCCAGAACTCCCCAAAGATCATCCCACTTTCCACACCCATCCATAAAGATGATCAGTTTTCTCCCAACACACGTAACACCGTAAAGAGGGGGAAGATGGTCAATTACTCACCTGAAAGTGAGGACTTGAGACACACTTGGCCAGCTGCCGGAACAGTGGTTCCATGACCTTCACAAACTCAGAGGGCTCAATCACATCCAAGATTTCCTCCAGCTCATTCAGAAACATCACTTCTTTTGGACTGTGAGTCTTTGGCCAGTACTTGAGAAGAGCCATAACGACCTATAAAAAAACATCAACAGTTACTTACAGGCAGTTAGGGTCATAACCATTAGTGGTCAGGGGAATGTGGACAGcaggagaaataaatgaaaataataaaaatgaacaacaacaaATGCAGATAATGTGAGCATGGACAATGTAAGTGTGAGATCGTAGACCATTACCACGTACGTTCAAAAATGGCACATGACTCAGATGTAAGAGGTTTATGCGTTTCTTAATAGCACAATTCACTTCTTAAATTTAAGTGTTATTCTATTTTCTGAAAAGATTAATGAAATACTTCCAAATTTTcaatgaaaactgaaagaagACAAAAACTTACTGGTTCGGTGAGAGTGCTgtctttttctaaaaactgcACCACGCAGTATGCGAGCTATAAAATAAGTATTCAGCGCACAAATTAGGATTAAATAACTatttgacacacacatacacgtttTCAAGCTTTTACTGATTCTGATGCAGGAGATAAGTGACTATATGGAGTTCTGAACAGCCCAAGATACAAACTGCCTTCCGgttccagctgtgtttgtaagttgagcaGCCAGTGCATGACATTTACTTATTGACTTTATGACCTTTTAATAATATGGATAAAACAAACAGGTTTGTATTTCCCCACTGACATCACCGCCATAGATCCATCAGATCCAGCAGCCATGTGGTTCTTATAgcatggatttaaaaaaaatcttaatataGCAATAAATTAACGGAGAGGGACGtgtccctgatttttttttttcctacctaCAGAACATAAAAGCCTGAAgaatctttaaataaaataaccaaTGGCTTTATAATTAAGGTGTTTCATTGTTTAGTCTTGTGTGAAAATACCCCATACAGGTAAGACACGGTATTTAAATTGTGTCCTAAACAGACATAGTAAGTCAAGGATCATTTAGAGATAACCAGTTACGGCTGGAGTGAAAACCGTTAAATGTCAACGGCATAACTTTACTACCCGTGGCGGTGCATTACGTTTAACAAGAACTGCTACATCCATCATGTGTATCAGAAGAGTAAGCCAAAAATAATTTCCCAGACAGCTTCACTGGCTGTGGAGACAGGGAAATTACACCAGACGGATCTTGTACTTAGactaacactgatttacattcTTCAGACAAAAAAGGATGAATAGGTTTCTGCAAACAGTCAGGTCTCCTGACCATGTAAATGCTGAACCGGTATAAACCATGCCCTACAGCTGCTTGTTAAAGATCTGAATggttgaaaaagcaaaaaataccTATAGCATAACGAGCAAACAAAAATTTACCTGCGGATGGTACACACCAAGTGACTTTACTTTGTGCAAAGGCAGTAAAACtttcaaaaggaaaattttGTGCTCTTCTTTTAAAGGTAAGGCAAACCCATTGATAATACTGCAAAATACAATGGAAAAGAGAAACCATAACAAATGAGACCACGATAAAGCCATATTTTTAACATACCAATGAGAAgacaaataatacaatttttacatatcccaaaaaaattatttaaatgaattttcaatACAACTGCAAAACTCACTTCCTTGAGCTGGTAGAGAGATCAGAAAAGATGGGTGGAAAATTCTTACAAACAGGATGAGTGTTACAATCCCCAGGTGTCTAGGGGTAAAGGGGTGTAACATTAAGTATAATACTAAGTTGCCTGAAAGCCAGTAGTTTGGATGGGGACCAAAAGAAATGAGCAAACACAGGACTTTTGGTGCAACAgtgatttattatatatatatagtaatatatatacagatgctcctctacttaggatggttcgacttacgatttttcaaagtCACGATGGcacgatagcgatacgcatttgGTAGAatccatacttcaaattttgaatttcgatctgttcccgtTCTTGCggtatgcggtacgatactctctcccgatgctgggcgatggcagcgagccgcagcatccactcaacgaCACTCacagtctctgtagcgatcaggccaacgagtgtaaacaaccgcaattgtgttgaaagcgttttttttattttgcgttttcccatcccatcatgtctgctaaatgcccatgtgtatctcctgcttaaatttgcccagctgtaggctatggtaagcaTTCTGAGCATGTTTAAGGTAGGCAAGGCTATGATGTACGGTAGGGgcagtactgtattctttttcgacttcgaatttttccacttacgatgcgTTTATCGGAACGTCACCCCATCgttagtcaaggagcatctgtatatataaatgagaAGTGAGCCAGTGATAGTATATAAACATGCGCATATAACAATGAGGTACAAGCAGAGACTTATTTACAAGGTCTAAAGTTATGAGTTAATAAAAACTCGTTTTTCTCGCGGTGAGTTAAGCGTGGAACAAAAGTGACTCATTAATGCAGAGTATAAAACTGACTAATGTATTATTCAGCAAGTACGGAAGGGTCTGGGGGGGCTGAAATATTGAACATAGCACATACCTTCCTAATACCTCCAGCAATTCTGCTATTCCATTGTGGTGCTCTGTTTCATAGATGAATCTATGAATATAAAGAGGGAACAATTGCAAAATGCATACTTTGCTTATAATAATGCTATCACCTGTACAAACAACATGCATCGACTGCCTTGTAACATCTATTGCGAACAAAAAACCCAACCCCAGACGACATGGAGTGCAAACTCATCACTGTTACATAAAACTAAGTAGCCGACTTGCCGATAAAAGATGTTGTTGATCTGCTTCCTGATGTATGCCCGCAGTCCAAGAAATTTGCCATAGATCCGGTGCAGCGTTGTTTTTAAGAAGTCTCTCTCTCGTGGATCTTCACTGTCAAAGAGCTCCAGCAGCTGCAATTGGACAGAAGATCCTTTTAcggatggcatagtggttatagctgccaccttgcacttgaaggacccaggtagGAATTCCACTGcctgcttttgtacccttgatcaatgtgtttaccctgaactgacacaataaagattacccagctctatatatgggtaagtcattgtagtCATCATAcggaacagctggtagtacagcGGTCacaagtgctgcctttggacccagaggttgtaggttcaaatcccacctccagctgtagtacccttgagcaaggtacttaccctaaattgtgccagtaaaatcacccagctgtataaatgggtaaacaactaactagcttaatattgtaagttgttactttggagaaaaatgtcagatgctGGTAACTGTTTTGAAATAAAGGGAGTAAATATAATCATCTTCATCCCACAACATGAGTCGTGTAAAAGGAGTCCCTGCTCACCTGCATCACAAACTTCTGGTCAATGTACTTCTTAGCTACATTCGGCTGAAAGTCTGGAGACTCCAAAAATCTGAGGAAAAACTCGTAGACAAGCTAGAACgaaaagaagcaaaaagacACAGGAACATTTACCGAAATGTGGGCTGCACAGCAAAACCAGCAGCAGAGGAGGTACAACAAATTTCTTAGAGAAAGTGACAACTGGTTACTTGCAGCGAAAGAATTTAGAACCACTTCATCTGTTGGCCGGTTTAAGAGGAGTTTCAGGAAATGTAGAAAATACTTTAAATCTATCCCTCCACACTATATTCATGAAATCTCTTTTCACTCACATCTGTCTTCATGAAAATGTTACTTCCCTGGAGATCCAGCGCTAGACTGGAGAAGCGCGTTCAAAGTGGCACCACTATGTGAGGTCTCAGGCACAATCTGCTGCACCGTCTGCTCCGTGGTCCACTTATTAATAAGCCATAGTTGGAATCAGATAGCTGGTTGGGGGGGTCTTACCTGAAGGTGTGGCCATGCAGCCTCAAGCGTGGGCTCATCCTCTTCCGGATCAAACTCTGCCCCTGTGGGGTTGGATGATGGTGGCAGTGCCCTGAACATGTTCACAGCGAACTGGGGTGGGAATGAACAGATACGGCCATTAACAGCAGTCCGTTTGCGGCAGCTTATGAACGTTTCCAGCTTCCACATGTTGAACGTAGCAAAAAAATAAGTCCTGCACTGCAATATATAGGAATATAGTAAcgcagtaataaaaaaaaacaaaggaatacTGCAGCTAAATCAAGAATGTGGACTTCTGTTTTCCAGCAAActaacctccccccccccccaaacgaCTTGCTTTCACACATCGAAGCAATAAACGTGATCTGCAGAGGCATTAGCCCTGGCTACACGAACAATCATGCACCTTTGCGTTTTacattagatttttaaaaaacatccaCCGATGTTGCAACGCAAACCTTATTTCACTTTGAAGCACTGTTTTTTCACTCAATGCATtgatccaaagtgacttgtaattTAGAAAGTCATACAATAAGAGCAATTTAACTGCAGCGTCATGCTCCGgtacaacaaaagtacagatgctcctcgactaacgaaggggttacgttccgataaacccgtCATAAGAGGAAAGATCGttaagtcgaaaaagaatacggTACtgcacctaccgaacatcatagcccgACCTACCTTAaacatgctcagaacacttaccatagcctacagctgggcaaatttcagcaggagacacacacgggcgtttagtagacatgatgggatgcgaacacacaacacaaaaaaaaaatgctttcagcaCAATATCGCTTGTTCACAGttgcggttgtttacactcgttggcCTGATCGATACAGAGACTGTGAGTGtcgttgagtggatgctgcggctcgctgccatcgcccagcatcgggagagagtatcgtaccgcatgtCGCGAGTGTGGGAACAgaatgaaattcaaaatttgaagtacggattctactgaaagcgtatcgctatcgtaccgtcgtaacttcgaaaaatcgtaaATCGAACCATcctaagtagaggagcatctgtatatatattaccatatatataataaatcacTGTTGCACCAAAAGTCCTGTGTTTGCTCATTTCTTTTGGTCCCCATCCAAACTACTGGCTTTCAGGCAACTTAGTATTATACTTAATGTTACACCCCTTTACCCCTAGACACCTGGGGATTGTAGCACTCATCCTGGGGGCGGTCTgaagagggggcggagccagggacgggccagcagcagctgaagcCAATTAATGcctctatttctttccccgGACCagccagtgagagagagagagagagactgaggagcCGATGACTGAAGCGGCCCCAAGACATCAGTGATCCCGAGCACGACCCCGACCGCAACCCCGCACACCGAGTTCCCCCACGATCTACCTGTCCCCCCTACCCCCTTACGTCTGCTTCCCCGCACAACCCTGAATAAACGCCCCCCCTCACGAAATCTCCCCGCCTGTTCCGGCGCTTCTTTTCTACAAGGAGCATCTGCGAGACAACAAGTTCAATGTCCGTGTCCTTAAGCACTAACTTCTGCCCTTTAGTTAATTTTCCAATCAGGCGCCTCTCACACTCCCCAGGAAAGCAAATGAGCCCAATCCAAGAAGCCAGGGAGTCGAGGCCTCACCATGTGCACCACCTCGGGGTAGATGGGCTCCGTGACGACATTCCTGCTGTGGGTGATGTACTCCACCATCTCGCTCAGCGCCGCCCTCTTCACCTCCTTCCATTTCAGGTCGCTCAGTGGATCGGAGACAAAGTCAAAGAGCACACAGCACTGGCGCAACTTCTGGATGAAGAGCTTCTCCTGCTCCGCAGGCGGGACATCTGGGGGGAGGAGCAGAGTGAGAAGGGAAGAGACAGGGATACGGAGACAAAGAAGACGGTGGACAGCGGACGCTAAGAGACCAGATGCCACCGATGCGTCGGTGGGTGTGTGCGGTTACTAACCTGCAGGACAGCAATACCCAGCACTACATCATCAAAAACAAGAGGCTCCATTGAAGAAAATTCCCTACATGACATTCCGCAACGTCATCACTGTTAACGTGCCAAGCGGCAAGAAAGCAGAAATTAGTAACTaggaaatgaaagggaaaagtAAAACGAAAAAGAGACAGATGCCACTTAGAGAAAAATTTGACAATGTGACGATGGACTATGTACAAGTGCAGgcgcagaaaaaaaacatatatctTAGTAATAGAACTTTCATAAAATATATCTAGGGATGCTCACCAAGAGGGGTGTTctacaaatggaaaataatctAAATAGTGTATGCAAATTCgtgaaattatttaattagaATCTTCCAGAAAGAAACAAGATATAATTTATATCGTTATCATAATGATGACAACAAGAGCAACAAGAATCCTTATTAAATATcaataaaagaaacacaaaatataaaatacaccaCCATAACAGCATATGGTAAAAATCTGGTTTTGGATCTTATTTCaacaacacattattattatcatcatcatcatctccgtGGGGAAATTCGCTGAGCTGCCAATGTGGCAAACGCATATCTTtaaactgtgagaggaaaccagagtgcacCGACACAAGAAGAGGGAAATGATGCGAAGTCTACACAAACTGAATGGGGACTGAATTTGCGTTCTCGCGCACCATCCAGACaaaatgagacagcagcacgATCTAATGTGCCACCATGTCCGACACTAAATTATTCAGATATTCAggtggccttttttttttcctctttacccaaaacaaaaaaaacagtctggGGTCTTAAAAGTCACCTCCTCCAGACTCACTGTGTCCATCAtctaagttcacgtaaggtgtaaatgttcatgcaccataactttaagattatgCCCAGATGATGACGAATCGTGAATATTGTgagagttttatgcagctacttgtgtgatgaacatcggttcatatgatggaaagaaacaaactaactgcacttaatcacacatctgtatctaagcatctcttcctgctaatgtgacgaacacattgtattttctatgagatgtctgccgctttggagaaaaccatccaAGTGGATAAATGTCGATGTCTGCAACAGCACCTCTACGTGTAGATGTCTTTCTCAGCAGAGATTTACACATGTTCAGCTATTTACCATGGTTTACTccactgagtaatttttactggagcaactttgagtaagtaccttgcttaggagggctacagcaggaggtgggatctgaacccatgatctccaagtccaaagacagctgctgtaaccactatgctactcaAAACCCCCATAAACCAGGGAATCAGAGAGACCATAACTTGTGCACATGGAACGGCCCACTGAACATGGAGATTAAAACTCTTgaattacaattttattttcttcacaggACGTTGTGATGACTGCATAGAAAAGAATATCAGGACAATACATTTAGACCTAGTGTTTCAAACAGACATAATATTGATAACACTGATACTGGTTTTTGTAATGTGGATGATGAAAGTGCTTagatttaatatatatattttcaatctAGCACTTTCATCATCCACATTACAAATCCCAGTGCTGCACAGCTGCTTATTAGACAGTGAGCTCTGAAATGGTACCCCGAACAATACATTTTGCTtgataaagcaaataaaaactgaaattcaagTCTAACAACCAAACCTTTTAATCAAGGTTTcatgtttctttatttacattcatttatttagcagacacttttctccaaggcgacttccaacaaactctatgtagtgttaccagcccgcacaccttcttcaccgcagtgacttacactgggtcactcattcatacatcacacactctctctgtgtcactcacacactatgggtgaacttgaacagcatgtctttggagtgtgggaggaaaccagagcaccagaagacttgcactgctagacacactacttacatttattcatttagctgatgcttttctcccgaGCAACTCACAatgctaagctatttacaattatttacccatttatattggtgggtaatgttactggatgttacaatttagggtaagtaccttgctcaaggttactacagccaaaggggggggggggggggggggactgaacctacaacctgtggatccaaaggccgTAAGTtctataaccactacaccaccagctgtccataaatcagtggaacacgcactgtctctgtcactcacgcaccgAGATAAACAGTTTGTCGGTTCACAAAAGGTAGAGAGCACTTCAGGACAGGATGGTACTTTATAATTCACCCCAGCAGCATGAAAattctcacgcacacacagagcatctTAACACAGCTTCCTGTGACatcagagagagacagaggagaaggaagggagggaggcggtaacaacaacaacaacaacaacaacaacaacaggaacaggaacagcagcagcagcgaaaGTGCCTCCAAGCTGTGTAACACCTTTTGCAGTTGACAGAAGTCGCAGAGAACACTCTCCCCTTTTACAGAAGCAAATTACTGAGAGCAAACCCTTCTCCGGTGAAATGACGCTTCTCCCGAACCTCCAGTTTTCACAGCAGGAAGGAAGAGGACACGATGATTAGGGCGCAACGCTCTCCTCAAACAATAAGGTCAACGTAACGCTCACCTCGGAAGTGCATGAGGGCCACAGGCTGGAAAGGCTCATTGGAACTCGGCGCGTCCACAACCATCCTGCTCCCGGCTGCATGGCATTTCGACATCTACGCTGCTGCACCGCAAGGGCGATTCCACTTAGTTAAGGCGAGGAGGAGGCCTCCATTTTAGCACAGAAACAGACTCGGAAATGAAGCTCCCCGCTGCTGGAGGGAACTGGCTCCCGAGTGCTGTCACCAGACACCGCGAAACGCTATTGGCCGCCTGCAGCTGCATGAGACGGCCGTGTCAGGAAGCGAGTCGGGAAGCGTGACGGGATTGGCTGAGGAAGCAGGATGAGGCGGGACACTTAACGCGATTGGTTGCTCCTTCTCCAGTCATCTGGGACTTCCTCTTCTGACCCTCCTGCCTTGCTGAAGCAGATGAATCCAATGTGTCGCATCCCAGTGTGATATGTCGAGAAGG
Above is a genomic segment from Scleropages formosus chromosome 5, fSclFor1.1, whole genome shotgun sequence containing:
- the LOC108930818 gene encoding serine/threonine-protein phosphatase 2A 56 kDa regulatory subunit gamma isoform-like isoform X1, encoding MSKCHAAGSRMVVDAPSSNEPFQPVALMHFRDVPPAEQEKLFIQKLRQCCVLFDFVSDPLSDLKWKEVKRAALSEMVEYITHSRNVVTEPIYPEVVHMFAVNMFRALPPSSNPTGAEFDPEEDEPTLEAAWPHLQLVYEFFLRFLESPDFQPNVAKKYIDQKFVMQLLELFDSEDPRERDFLKTTLHRIYGKFLGLRAYIRKQINNIFYRFIYETEHHNGIAELLEVLGSIINGFALPLKEEHKIFLLKVLLPLHKVKSLGVYHPQLAYCVVQFLEKDSTLTEPVVMALLKYWPKTHSPKEVMFLNELEEILDVIEPSEFVKVMEPLFRQLAKCVSSPHFQVAERALYYWNNEYIMSLISDNAARILPIMFPALYRNSKTHWNKTIHGLIYNALKLFMEMNQKLFDDCTQQFKAEKNKEKAKLKEREEAWLKIENLAKSNPQFFMYADFPELHSPTEMETDGPVIEDIQILKKTVEEEAAQLQKEQRKERPLMRRKSEQPQDIYTVKALETHRHADDMLMHHDGR
- the LOC108930818 gene encoding serine/threonine-protein phosphatase 2A 56 kDa regulatory subunit gamma isoform-like isoform X2, translated to MPKKEKSCDLKNSNSVPLAMRLMKGERSGSNLSIKKDRKLGLARFTLSHNQELQKLPLCKDVPPAEQEKLFIQKLRQCCVLFDFVSDPLSDLKWKEVKRAALSEMVEYITHSRNVVTEPIYPEVVHMFAVNMFRALPPSSNPTGAEFDPEEDEPTLEAAWPHLQLVYEFFLRFLESPDFQPNVAKKYIDQKFVMQLLELFDSEDPRERDFLKTTLHRIYGKFLGLRAYIRKQINNIFYRFIYETEHHNGIAELLEVLGSIINGFALPLKEEHKIFLLKVLLPLHKVKSLGVYHPQLAYCVVQFLEKDSTLTEPVVMALLKYWPKTHSPKEVMFLNELEEILDVIEPSEFVKVMEPLFRQLAKCVSSPHFQVAERALYYWNNEYIMSLISDNAARILPIMFPALYRNSKTHWNKTIHGLIYNALKLFMEMNQKLFDDCTQQFKAEKNKEKAKLKEREEAWLKIENLAKSNPQFFMYADFPELHSPTEMETDGPVIEDIQILKKTVEEEAAQLQKEQRKERPLMRRKSEQPQDIYTVKALETHRHADDMLMHHDGR